From the genome of Oncorhynchus tshawytscha isolate Ot180627B linkage group LG31, Otsh_v2.0, whole genome shotgun sequence, one region includes:
- the LOC112229927 gene encoding probable thiopurine S-methyltransferase isoform X2: MLSAQADRVMALGEWEERWREDQTGWHRPHVNKMLESNIEKVLDGRKGVKFFFPLCGKALDMKWLADMGHSVVGVEIAEKAIKQFFEESNMTYSEETVSALPGAKVYKSSERNISLYQCDLYNFSSAIEGQFGGIWDRGSLVAINPRDRQKYAALITSLMDKDCRYLLDTLLYNPEVYKGPPFFVPDEQVQSLFGKSCDIELLQSLDALTDREKARGMDFFTEKVHLITLKTN; the protein is encoded by the exons ATGTTGTCAGCCCAGGCGGACAGAGTGATGGCCCTGGGAGAGTGGGAGGAACGGTGGAGGGAAGACCAAACAGGCTGGCACCGGCCCCACGTAAACAA GATGCTGGAGAGTAATATTGAGAAAGTTCTCGACGGACGAAAGGGAGTTAAGTTCTTCTTCCCTCTATGTGGGAAAGCTCTGGACATGAAATG GCTGGCTGATATGGGCCATTCTGTTGTAGGGGTGGAGATTGCAGAGAAGGCCATCAAGCAGTTCTTTGAGGAGAGTAACATGACTTACAGTGAAGAGACAGTTTCTGCATTACCTGGAGCCAAGGTTTACAAG AGCTCAGAGAGAAATATCTCCTTGTACCAATGTGATCTATACAATTTCTCCAG TGCCATTGAGGGTCAGTTTGGAGGGATTTGGGACAGAGGCTCCTTGGTGGCCATCAACCCACGGGACAGACAGAA GTACGCGGCTCTGATCACGTCGTTAATGGACAAGGACTGCCGATACCTCTTGGACACTTTGCTCTACAACCCGGAAGTATACAAAG GTCCTCCTTTTTTTGTGCCCGACGAGCAAGTGCAAAGTCTATTTG GGAAGAGCTGTGATATAGAGTTGCTGCAGTCACTGGATGccctcacagacagagagaaggctCGGGGCATGGATTTCTTCACAGAAAAAGTGCATCTGATCACTCTAAAGACCAACTGA
- the LOC112229927 gene encoding probable thiopurine S-methyltransferase isoform X1 — protein MLYESSSVMFVSVMFMLGGKPSWCQTNKMLSAQADRVMALGEWEERWREDQTGWHRPHVNKMLESNIEKVLDGRKGVKFFFPLCGKALDMKWLADMGHSVVGVEIAEKAIKQFFEESNMTYSEETVSALPGAKVYKSSERNISLYQCDLYNFSSAIEGQFGGIWDRGSLVAINPRDRQKYAALITSLMDKDCRYLLDTLLYNPEVYKGPPFFVPDEQVQSLFGKSCDIELLQSLDALTDREKARGMDFFTEKVHLITLKTN, from the exons ATGTTGTACGAGTCGAGTTCAGTTATGTTCGTCAGCGTAATGTTTATGCTTGGCGGGAAGCCGAG TTGGTGTCAGACAAACAAAATGTTGTCAGCCCAGGCGGACAGAGTGATGGCCCTGGGAGAGTGGGAGGAACGGTGGAGGGAAGACCAAACAGGCTGGCACCGGCCCCACGTAAACAA GATGCTGGAGAGTAATATTGAGAAAGTTCTCGACGGACGAAAGGGAGTTAAGTTCTTCTTCCCTCTATGTGGGAAAGCTCTGGACATGAAATG GCTGGCTGATATGGGCCATTCTGTTGTAGGGGTGGAGATTGCAGAGAAGGCCATCAAGCAGTTCTTTGAGGAGAGTAACATGACTTACAGTGAAGAGACAGTTTCTGCATTACCTGGAGCCAAGGTTTACAAG AGCTCAGAGAGAAATATCTCCTTGTACCAATGTGATCTATACAATTTCTCCAG TGCCATTGAGGGTCAGTTTGGAGGGATTTGGGACAGAGGCTCCTTGGTGGCCATCAACCCACGGGACAGACAGAA GTACGCGGCTCTGATCACGTCGTTAATGGACAAGGACTGCCGATACCTCTTGGACACTTTGCTCTACAACCCGGAAGTATACAAAG GTCCTCCTTTTTTTGTGCCCGACGAGCAAGTGCAAAGTCTATTTG GGAAGAGCTGTGATATAGAGTTGCTGCAGTCACTGGATGccctcacagacagagagaaggctCGGGGCATGGATTTCTTCACAGAAAAAGTGCATCTGATCACTCTAAAGACCAACTGA